From a single Verrucomicrobiota bacterium genomic region:
- a CDS encoding fibronectin type III domain-containing protein, with translation MKLVNTSKYAKLSHRTLMTEINKIKQGIAGIPKFASLAAKLTIIGNKLTSSVAKLDARDAAELTLKELIAINTTDAEEVIVLAKDVIVDCESLTDDPTDLMAVGLELVKDRQPAGTPEQVMNLCAVTVSDQGKLAVKWKKAKFATLYEISTTDDPNIGTWTLRSAASKCKETLEGLPSGKRIWVRVRAKGSAGYGLWSDPAGAVVS, from the coding sequence ATGAAGCTCGTCAATACCAGTAAATATGCCAAGTTGAGTCATCGCACTTTGATGACGGAAATCAATAAAATCAAGCAGGGTATCGCCGGCATTCCCAAGTTTGCCAGCCTGGCCGCCAAGCTAACCATTATCGGCAACAAGCTCACTAGCAGCGTCGCCAAGCTGGATGCGCGGGATGCGGCGGAGTTGACGCTCAAGGAGTTGATTGCCATCAATACCACCGATGCAGAGGAAGTGATCGTGCTGGCCAAGGATGTCATCGTGGATTGTGAGTCCTTGACGGACGATCCGACTGATTTGATGGCCGTGGGGCTGGAGTTGGTCAAGGATCGTCAGCCCGCCGGTACCCCGGAGCAGGTGATGAATCTCTGTGCTGTGACGGTTTCGGACCAGGGCAAATTGGCGGTGAAATGGAAGAAGGCGAAGTTCGCCACGCTGTACGAGATCAGCACGACGGATGACCCGAATATCGGGACGTGGACGCTGCGTAGCGCCGCGTCGAAGTGCAAGGAGACGCTGGAAGGTTTGCCCAGCGGGAAGCGCATCTGGGTGCGCGTCCGCGCCAAGGGCTCGGCCGGCTACGGCCTTTGGAGCGACCCGGCGGGTGCGGTGGTGAGTTAG
- a CDS encoding SUMF1/EgtB/PvdO family nonheme iron enzyme, which translates to KLTEHGEKGNFYLRISTNMVYIPGGTFTMGDNLDDDIIALPLHTVTVSAFYMDTYLVTKTQWDAVYIWATNNGYSFGNTGYGKAANHPAQGMNWVDCMKWCNARSQKEGRVPAYYTNAGLTAVYKTGSVSPSVNWSVGYRLPTEAEWEYAARGGLSGKRFPRGDTISQNQANYYSDKSKSYDESTNVGYHRTYATNGYAYTSPVGSFALNGYGLYDMAGNVYQWCWDYYETYGSATQTDPRGPESGTFRIFRGGGWRSGAVQSRAAYRGHGFASYVSDGLGFRAVRPLNP; encoded by the coding sequence AGAAATTGACAGAGCACGGCGAAAAAGGCAACTTTTATTTGCGGATAAGCACTAACATGGTTTATATCCCTGGCGGTACCTTTACCATGGGAGACAACCTGGATGATGACATTATAGCATTACCTCTGCACACGGTAACTGTGAGCGCGTTTTACATGGATACCTATTTGGTGACGAAGACGCAATGGGATGCAGTGTACATTTGGGCGACCAACAATGGATACAGCTTTGGCAATACCGGGTATGGCAAGGCGGCTAATCATCCGGCGCAAGGCATGAATTGGGTTGACTGTATGAAGTGGTGCAATGCGCGGAGCCAAAAAGAGGGGAGGGTGCCGGCCTATTACACGAATGCTGGGCTGACCGCCGTCTATAAGACTGGCTCAGTATCCCCGAGCGTCAATTGGAGCGTGGGCTATCGGTTGCCGACCGAAGCGGAATGGGAATATGCGGCGAGGGGAGGTCTGAGCGGCAAGCGGTTTCCACGGGGGGATACCATCAGCCAAAACCAGGCGAATTATTACAGTGACAAGAGCAAGAGTTATGACGAGAGTACCAACGTTGGGTATCATCGAACTTACGCTACCAATGGCTATGCTTATACCAGTCCGGTAGGCTCGTTTGCCCTTAATGGCTATGGTCTTTATGATATGGCGGGAAACGTCTATCAGTGGTGCTGGGATTATTATGAAACCTATGGGAGTGCGACTCAAACTGATCCGCGTGGTCCAGAATCGGGCACGTTCCGCATATTTCGCGGCGGCGGTTGGCGCAGCGGCGCGGTGCAAAGTCGGGCAGCGTACCGCGGTCACGGATTCGCAAGCTACGTCAGCGACGGCCTTGGTTTCCGGGCCGTGCGTCCCCTAAACCCGTAG